Proteins found in one Pyrus communis chromosome 15, drPyrComm1.1, whole genome shotgun sequence genomic segment:
- the LOC137718394 gene encoding leucine-rich repeat receptor-like serine/threonine-protein kinase BAM3, with product MMVFPFIVLTFFSFVGTSCFASSLVSDFHVLVTLKQGFQFPEPALSTWNSSSPRSVCLWAGIRCYRGRVVAVDLTDFSLSGSVSPLNSGLDRLTDLSLAGNNFTGSIALANLTSLQFLNISNNQFSGGLDWDYSGIANLEVFDAYNNNFSAPLPLGILSLNKLRFLELGGNYFSGKIPKSYGNLVSLEYLSLAGNDLSGEIPGELGNLTNLRELYLGYYNVFEGGIPKELGKLVNVVHMDLSSCELDGPIPRELGNMKELNTLYLHINLLSGTIPRQLGNLTNLVNLDLSNNALTGEIPFEFSNLKQLKLFNLFMNRLHGSIPDYVADLPNLETLGLWMNNFTGIIPQKLGQNGKLQLLDLSSNKLTGKIPPNLCSSNQLRILILLKNFLFGPIPQGLGTCSSLTRVRLGQNYLNGSIPNGLIYLPLLSLVELQNNYLSGILLEKANSSSQPVKLGQLNLSNNLLSGPLPFSLSNFSSLQILLLSGNQFSGPIPPSIGQLHQVLKLDLSRNSLSGEIPPEIGNCFHLTYLDMSQNNLSGSIPPEISNVHILNYLNISRNHLNQNIPKSIGTMKSLTIADFSFNDFSGKLPESGQFSFFNASAFAGNPHLCGSLLNNPCNFTTITSTPQKPPGDFKLIFALGLLICSLVFAAAAILKAKSFKRNGTDSWKMTAFQKLEFTIADILECVKDGNVIGRGGAGIVYHGKMPNGVEIAVKKLLGFGPNSHDHGFRAEIQTLGNIRHRNIVRLLAFCSNRDTNLLVYEYMRNGSLGEALHGKKGGFLVWNLRYKIAIEAAKGLCYLHHDCSPLILHRDVKSNNILLNSSFEAHVADFGLAKFLMDGGTSECMSAIAGSYGYIAPEYAYTLRVDQKSDVYSFGVVLLELLTGRRPVGEFGEGVDIVQWSKKATNCRKEDVANIVDHRLTISVPKDEAMHMFFIAMLCIQENSVERPTMREVVQMLSEFPRHSPESFQSSSSLANSQKSKNVEKDGKCPKFKQDILV from the exons ACCGACCTTTCTCTTGCAGGAAACAACTTCACAGGCAGCATTGCACTTGCCAATCTCACAAGCCTTCAGTTCCTCAACATATCCAACAACCAATTCAGTGGAGGACTGGATTGGGACTACTCGGGCATTGCCAATTTGGAAGTTTTTGATGCTTATAACAACAACTTCAGTGCTCCTCTTCCACTTGGTATTTTGAGCTTGAACAAGCTCAGGTTTTTGGAGCTTGGAGGCAATTATTTCAGTGGGAAAATCCCAAAATCTTATGGGAATTTAGTCAGCCTGGAGTACTTGTCACTTGCTGGCAATGATCTCAGTGGTGAAATTCCGGGCGAGTTGGGCAACCTCACTAACTTGAGAGAGCTTTACTTGGGATATTACAATGTTTTTGAAGGTGGGATTCCAAAGGAGTTAGGAAAATTGGTCAATGTGGTTCACATGGATCTCTCGAGCTGCGAATTGGATGGGCCAATTCCCCGCGAGCTGGGGAATATGAAGGAGCTCAACACACTTTACTTGCACATCAATCTTCTCTCAGGCACAATTCCAAGGCAGCTAGGCAACTTGACAAACTTGGTCAATCTTGATCTCTCCAACAATGCACTTACCGGTGAAATCCCATTTGAGTTTTCCAATCTCAAACAGCTCAAGCTTTTCAACCTCTTCATGAACAGATTGCATGGCTCGATTCCAGACTACGTCGCGGACTTGCCTAATTTGGAAACACTGGGGCTGTGGATGAACAACTTCACGGGGATCATCCCGCAGAAACTTGGCCAGAATGGGAAGCTTCAGTTGCTCGATTTGTCCTCGAACAAGCTCACCGGTAAAATCCCACCAAACTTGTGTTCATCCAATCAGCTGAGAATACTAATTCTCTTGAAAAACTTTCTTTTCGGTCCAATCCCTCAAGGCTTGGGGACATGTTCTAGTCTCACTAGAGTGAGGCTGGGGCAGAATTACCTGAATGGTAGCATACCAAATGGCCTAATTTATTTGCCGCTGCTGAGTTTAGTAGAGTTGCAAAACAATTACCTATCTGGCATACTGTTGGAGAAAGCTAATAGCTCGTCGCAGCCAGTGAAATTAGGCCAGCTTAATCTGTCGAACAATCTCCTATCCGGTCCTTTACCTTTTTCGCTTTCAAATTTCTCTTCCCTCCAAATCCTCCTACTCAGTGGAAATCAATTCTCCGGTCCAATCCCACCTTCAATAGGCCAACTCCATCAAGTACTAAAGCTTGATCTTAGCAGAAATTCACTCTCTGGCGAAATCCCACCAGAAATCGGAAACTGTTTTCATCTCACTTACCTTGACATGAGCCAGAACAACCTCTCCGGCTCCATCCCACCCGAAATTTCCAACGTTCACATCCTGAATTACTTGAACATATCGAGAAACCACTTGAACCAAAATATTCCCAAATCAATAGGAACCATGAAAAGCCTCACAATTGCTGATTTTTCCTTCAATGATTTCTCCGGAAAACTACCCGAATCAGGGCAATTTTCCTTCTTTAATGCCTCCGCTTTCGCGGGCAATCCCCATCTTTGTGGCTCCCTCCTGAACAACCCTTGCAACTTCACCACAATCACAAGCACACCGCAAAAACCTCCGGGGGATTTCAAGCTAATCTTCGCATTAGGCCTGCTAATATGCTCGTTGGTGTTTGCTGCGGCTGCTATCCTCAAGGCCAAATCATTCAAAAGGAACGGTACTGATTCATGGAAAATGACTGCATTCCAGAAGCTGGAATTCACAATCGCTGACATCCTCGAATGCGTGAAGGACGGTAATGTGATTGGGAGAGGGGGAGCAGGGATTGTTTACCACGGAAAAATGCCGAATGGGGTTGAAATTGCTGTGAAAAAGCTACTTGGTTTTGGACCGAACAGCCACGATCATGGCTTCAGAGCCGAAATCCAGACATTAGGCAACATTCGACATAGAAACATTGTGAGGCTGCTGGCTTTTTGTTCAAACAGGGATACCAATCTGCTTGTTTACGAGTACATGAGAAACGGAAGCTTGGGAGAAGCACTGCATGGGAAGAAGGGAGGTTTCTTGGTCTGGAATTTGAGGTACAAAATTGCCATCGAAGCTGCCAAAGGCTTGTGCTACCTTCACCATGATTGTTCTCCGTTGATTCTTCACCGGGACGTGAAATCCAACAACATTTTGCTCAATTCGAGCTTCGAAGCGCACGTTGCAGATTTCGGGCTTGCCAAGTTCTTGATGGATGGGGGAACGTCTGAATGCATGTCTGCAATTGCAGGCTCATATGGCTACATTGCACCAG AGTATGCATACACGCTGAGGGTGGACCAGAAAAGCGATGTATATAGCTTCGGGGTGGTTCTGTTGGAGCTTCTGACGGGGCGGCGGCCCGTAGGTGAGTTTGGAGAAGGCGTGGACATAGTGCAATGGTCGAAGAAAGCAACGAATTGTCGGAAAGAGGATGTTGCAAATATTGTTGATCATAGGCTTACTATATCTGTGCCCAAAGATGAAGCAATGCACATGTTCTTCATTGCAATGCTTTGCATCCAAGAAAACAGCGTTGAGAGGCCGACGATGAGAGAAGTCGTTCAAATGCTATCGGAGTTTCCTCGTCACTCTCCAGAATCCTTTCAGTCCTCTTCGTCTTTAGCCAATTCCCAGAAATCGAAGAATGTCGAAAAAGACGGAAAATGTCCCAAGTTCAAACAAGATATTTTGGTTTAA